In Mauremys reevesii isolate NIE-2019 unplaced genomic scaffold, ASM1616193v1 Contig94, whole genome shotgun sequence, a single genomic region encodes these proteins:
- the LOC120395094 gene encoding RING finger protein 112-like yields MGNANNKGPIPPRSSKPPPQGMVKQLQEDVTCSICLDILEDPVSIECGHNFCRGCLAAHWSGVSAWGSQCPECRAPCSRNRMIPDTRVKSLVLKIRGLPCEETPTATGTASPEQGLGAQPEPGRPVQLVRLDKEGVLTLDEEALSRCLEQGGVGDAPVCLVSIVGEQRRGKSFLLNYLLRRLRSLDGKDRSWMGREEEPLEGFEWRVGTRSVTKGVWAWSQPFWVPTERGKVAVLLVDTEGSMDIARDTETSVKLSALSMLLGSYQILNVSSQIKDPDLEYLEMFLHVAEEVGKEYGLEPIQHLDLLVRDWSSSTLLGGDGGKKHLRDVRQMLAATFPCKHPKALEVLSRSSSRCYLMPFPGKWIMTGNRGSLRDMDEDFRDTLRDYVTALVGSVGQHIWRDRHGELLTGTQLAAKIKKFSDLMKKHHCGFSSPAQMAITFHNQRVLDRASADHAVFLKEKDGDSRNPIDCLKVRPSKMAEQFAERRGQLLWRCRTDMQEPAPEKEALLMELEEELTQEAETFLETYKKRFKIFAILAGVGTGVVVLGPVGGAVGAGIGAGIAAAVVAAEAAVAIGAATGAAAGIVVGGGVGGGVGGNIAR; encoded by the exons ATGGGAAATGCAAATAATAAAGG GCCAATCCCACCCCGCTCCTCGAAGCCACCTCCACAGGGGATGGTGAAGCAACTCCAGGAGGACGTCACCTGCTCCATCTGCCTGGACATCTTGGAGGACCCCGTCTCCATCGAGTGCGGCCACAATTTCTGCCGGGGCTGCCTCGCGGCTCACTGGAGCGGGGTCTCGGCCTGGGGGTCCCAGTGCCCCGAGTGCCGGGCTCCCTGCTCCAGGAACCGGATGATCCCAGACACACGCGTCAAAAGCCTGGTGTTGAAAATCAGAGGCCTGCCATGCGAAGAGACGCCGACAGCGACAGGGACAGCGAGCCCTGAG caggggctgggggctcagccgGAGCCGGGGCGCCCGGTGCAGCTGGTGCGTCTGGACAAGGAAGGGGTCCTGACCCTGGACGAGGAGGCCCTGAGCCGCTgcctggagcagggtggggtgggggacgccCCCGTCTGCCTGGTGTCCATCGTCGGGGAGCAGCGCCGGGGCAAATCCTTCCTGCTGAACTACCTGCTGCGCCGGCTCCGGAGCCTG gatgGGAAGGACAGATCCTGGATGGGCCGGGAGGAGGAGCCCCTGGAGGGGTTCGAGTGGCGAGTTGGCACCCGCAGCGTCACCAAGGGGGTGTGGGCCTGGAGTCAGCCCTTCTGGGTCCCCACCGAGCGGGGGAAG gtggccgTGCTGCTGGTCGACACCGAGGGCTCCATGGACATCGCCAGAGACACGGAGACCAGCGTCAAACTCTCCGCCCTCTCCATGCTGCTTGGCTCCTACCAG ATCCTGAATGTTTCCAGCCAGATAAAGGACCCTGATCTAGAatatctggag ATGTTTCTGCACGTGGCCGAAGAGGTGGGAAAGGAATACGGGCTGGAGCCCATCCAG CACCTAGACCTGCTGGTGCGGGACTGGAGCAGCTCCACGCTCCTTGGAGGCGACGGTGGGAAGAAGCATCTGAGAGACGTCCGACAG ATGCTGGCGGCGACGTTCCCCTGCAAACACCCCAAGGCCCTGGAAGTgctgagcagaagcagcagccgCTGTTACCTGATGCCCTTCCCTGGCAAGTGGATCATGACTGGAAACCGGGGAAGCCTGAGAG ACATGGACGAGGATTTCCGGGACACCCTGAGGGACTATGTCACCGCCCTGGTGGGCTCGGTCGGTCAACACATCTGGAGGGACCGGCACGGGGAGCTGCTCACTGGGACACAGCTCGCTGCCAAGATAAAG AAATTCTCTGATCTGATGAAGAAACATCACTGTGGCTTCTCCTCTCCCGCTCAG ATGGCCATCACCTTCCACAACCAGAGAGTCCTGGACAGGGCCAGCGCAGACCACGCTGTGTTTCTGAAGGAGAAG GACGGCGACTCCCGGAACCCGATCGACTGCCTGAAGGTGCGGCCGAGCAAGATGGCGGAGCAGTTCGCAGAGCGGCGCGGGCAGTTGCTGTGGCGGTGCCGGACAGACATGCAGGAGCCGGCGCCGGAGAAAGAGGCCCTGCTgatggagctggaggaggagttgACACAGGAGGCTGAGACCTTCCTGGAGACCTACAAGAAGCGCTTCAAGATATTTGCCATTTTGGCAGGCGTGGGCACGGGGGTGGTGGTTTTGGGTCCGGTGGGCGGAGCTGTCGGTGCCGGGATCGGTGCTGGGATCGCCGCCGCTGTCGTCGCTGCCGAGGCGGCTGTGGCCATTGGGGCGGCGACAGGTGCCGCGGCCGGGATCGTCGTGGGTGGGGGCGTGGGCGGGGGCGTGGGTGGGAACATCGCCCGG